Proteins from a genomic interval of Rosa chinensis cultivar Old Blush chromosome 2, RchiOBHm-V2, whole genome shotgun sequence:
- the LOC112190776 gene encoding uncharacterized protein LOC112190776: MDSPLSVFYFFIVSRSRSYSLSISFPFASFFLCSHPKLQASSLPGADPATGQVGLKPHREKGNTLFLSQALFLHFFSSSPSPSSSLQFFRFSAACGSALDQCSKLMGYSLQSLHRKRVERDINC; the protein is encoded by the exons ATGG attcTCCCCTTtcggtcttttatttttttattgtttctcgctCTCGCTCttactctctctctatctctttcccTTTCGCGTCTTTCTTCCTTTGCTCACACCCAAAACTTCAAGCTTCCTCTCTtccaggggcggatccagccACGGGCCAGGTAGGGCTCAAGCCCCACCGGGAAAAGGGGAACACTCTTTTCCTCTCTCAAGCGCTGTTCCTtcacttcttctcctcctctccgTCTCCGAGCTCCAGCCTCCag TTCTTCCGTTTTTCGGCGGCTTGCGGCTCAGCCCTTGATCAATGTTCAAAATTGATGGGTTATTCACTCCAGTCACTCCACCGAAAGAG AGTAGAGAGAGACATCAACTGCTGA